One window of Caloenas nicobarica isolate bCalNic1 chromosome 7, bCalNic1.hap1, whole genome shotgun sequence genomic DNA carries:
- the LOC135991085 gene encoding heparan sulfate glucosamine 3-O-sulfotransferase 1-like — MAFLLVSAYLLLTHAHGAPVENGALLETLKSQVGLFSNKSEHYSAQVRPPGTNRQIPQTIIIGVRKGGTRALLEMLDIHPNIVVAATEVHFFDWDENYVKGIDWYRSLMPFSYGNQITIEKTPGYFTSPQAPKRIHDMNSSIKLLLILRDPTERVISDYTQVYYNRVENHKPVQLFEDIVIKNGALNTKYKAIQRSLYDVHMEKWLQHFSLDQIHIVDGNTLIKDPLPELQKVERFLNLPSGIVSSNFYFNQTKGFYCIRSDGRERCLHESKGRPHPLVNNTVLEQLYSYFREHNAKFYRMVNHSFDWH; from the coding sequence ATGGCCTTCCTACTAGTGTCAGCTTATCTTCTGCTGACTCATGCTCATGGTGCTCCTGTTGAGAATGGGGCACTCTTGGAAACACTGAAGTCACAAGTAGGATTATTCAGCAATAAAAGTGAACACTACTCAGCACAGGTGAGACCTCCTGGCACAAACCGACAAATACCTCAGACAATCATCATAGGAGTTCGCAAAGGAGGGACAAGAGCTTTGCTGGAAATGTTGGATATTCATCCTAATATTGTGGTAGCAGCTACAGAAGTCCACTTCTTTGACTGGGATGAAAATTATGTGAAAGGAATAGACTGGTATAGAAGTCTGATGCCATTTTCTTATGGAAATCAAATTACAATTGAGAAAACACCAGGCTATTTTACATCACCACAGGCTCCAAAAAGAATTCATGATATGAATAGCTCCATTAAACTGCTGCTTATTCTAAGAGATCCCACTGAGAGAGTTATATCTGACTATACCCAAGTGTATTACAACAGAGTAGAAAACCACAAGCCTGTTCAGCTTTTTGAAGATATTGTTATTAAGAATGGAGCActtaatacaaaatacaaagctATTCAGAGAAGTCTATATGATGTTCATATGGAGAAGTGGCTTCAGCATTTCAGTTTGGATCAGATTCACATAGTGGATGGCAATACTTTAATCAAGGACCCTCTTCCTGAATTACAAAAAGTTGAAAGATTTCTAAATCTTCCTTCAGGAATTGTctcttctaatttttattttaaccaaaCCAAGGGATTCTACTGCATTAGAAGTGATGGAAGGGAGAGATGTTTACATGAATCCAAAGGGCGTCCCCATCCTCTTGTTAACAATACTGTTTTAGAGCAACTGTATTCTTACTTCAGAGAGCATAATGCAAAATTTTACAGAATGGTTAATCATTCCTTTGACTGGCATTGA